One segment of Amycolatopsis alba DSM 44262 DNA contains the following:
- a CDS encoding RNA polymerase sigma factor: MSSSGADPGDLEDAEVIARSVTSPDWFSAIFDRHAAHVHRYLVRRIGPSAAEDALGETFLVAFRKREGYDVQRRDARPWLYGIATNLVAQRRRDEVRELKLREALGPPPDEEGHAERVADQVTAEAMGKLLDSALAELADGDRDTLTLFAGEGLGYEEIAAALDIPLGTVRSRLNRARRKVREALGRPDITIAKEITTHG; encoded by the coding sequence ATGAGCTCATCTGGGGCGGATCCGGGCGATCTGGAAGACGCGGAAGTGATCGCGAGGTCGGTGACCAGCCCGGACTGGTTCTCCGCGATCTTCGACCGGCATGCCGCGCACGTCCACCGCTATCTGGTCAGGCGCATCGGGCCCTCGGCCGCGGAGGACGCGCTGGGGGAGACGTTCCTGGTGGCCTTCCGCAAACGCGAGGGCTACGACGTCCAGCGCCGCGACGCCCGGCCATGGCTCTACGGCATCGCGACCAACCTGGTGGCGCAGCGGCGCCGTGACGAGGTCAGGGAGCTGAAACTCCGTGAAGCCCTCGGCCCGCCGCCCGACGAAGAAGGGCACGCCGAACGTGTCGCCGATCAGGTGACCGCCGAGGCGATGGGGAAGCTGCTGGACTCCGCGCTGGCGGAGCTGGCCGACGGCGACCGCGACACGCTCACGCTGTTCGCCGGGGAAGGGCTCGGCTACGAGGAGATCGCCGCCGCGCTGGACATCCCGCTCGGCACCGTCCGGTCACGGCTCAACCGTGCCCGCCGAAAGGTCCGAGAGGCGCTGGGGCGCCCGGACATCACGATCGCGAAGGAGATCACCACCCATGGATGA
- a CDS encoding CU044_5270 family protein, translating to MDELQLIAERTGSVPLAESGALGAARARLMAEIAAAEAENVVPLGENVVPLKKPRRWVWIGAGAVGLAAAITAVVALAPVEQVGLEPPAAAADPVAVLRNAAAAALKTPDTPPKPGQFVYTKTKQPDGERESWVSADGTHDGMIKMTDGSAFPLPGCRNGQAQVYKGEEPLKGVTEPCTPSPGYRKDLPTDADAMFAYLNAHHSGGKGDFNALGKDILALANETYLPPAVRAALYGAAAKVPGLRAVDHVKDGAGRPGVGITWPLRPEDDPKMAKPVVIVFAADTFLYLGTNSTAVTASGVVDAVGRRP from the coding sequence ATGGATGAGTTGCAGCTGATCGCCGAGCGGACCGGTTCGGTGCCTCTGGCGGAATCCGGCGCCCTCGGCGCGGCCCGCGCGCGATTGATGGCCGAGATCGCCGCCGCCGAAGCGGAAAACGTGGTGCCATTGGGGGAAAACGTGGTGCCATTGAAGAAACCGCGGCGCTGGGTCTGGATCGGCGCCGGCGCGGTCGGCCTCGCCGCGGCGATCACCGCGGTCGTCGCGCTGGCACCGGTCGAACAGGTCGGCCTCGAACCGCCCGCGGCCGCCGCGGATCCGGTGGCGGTCCTGCGCAACGCCGCCGCGGCCGCGCTGAAAACGCCGGACACACCGCCGAAACCGGGCCAATTCGTCTACACGAAGACCAAGCAGCCTGACGGCGAGCGGGAATCGTGGGTTTCGGCGGACGGCACCCACGACGGGATGATCAAGATGACGGATGGAAGCGCCTTCCCGCTTCCGGGCTGCCGGAACGGGCAGGCGCAGGTGTACAAGGGCGAAGAGCCGCTCAAGGGCGTCACGGAGCCGTGCACGCCGTCACCCGGCTACCGGAAGGATCTCCCCACCGACGCCGACGCGATGTTCGCCTACCTCAACGCCCATCACAGCGGCGGTAAGGGCGACTTCAACGCGTTGGGCAAGGACATCCTCGCGCTGGCGAACGAAACCTACCTTCCGCCCGCCGTCCGGGCGGCCTTGTACGGCGCGGCGGCCAAGGTGCCCGGTCTCCGCGCCGTCGACCACGTCAAGGATGGAGCGGGCAGGCCCGGTGTAGGCATCACCTGGCCGCTCAGGCCGGAGGACGACCCCAAGATGGCGAAGCCGGTCGTGATCGTCTTCGCCGCCGACACCTTCCTGTACCTGGGCACGAATTCGACCGCGGTGACCGCGTCCGGGGTGGTGGACGCGGTCGGTCGGCGGCCCTAG
- a CDS encoding enoyl-CoA hydratase/isomerase family protein, with the protein MATSIRLDREDDLAVLTIASPPLNLYTAELQDELGEAIGELETTPPRAALIRAEGKIVSGGVDVSLFDAQADAAEAKVLFDEMLAIPDRIAALPFPTVFAAHGLCLTWAFEVAVACDIILASEKAKFGLVERVVGLTPTMGGTQRLAARAGVGRAKEFVMTGATYDAATLERWNVVNRVLPVEGFDEAARAFTTDLAQGPTRAHAATKKVLEHYEHGGVAEANAHITTIAAGLFDTEDLRGAVKSFLADGPGKATFTGR; encoded by the coding sequence TTGGCCACCTCGATCCGCCTCGACCGTGAAGACGATCTCGCCGTCCTGACCATCGCTTCGCCGCCGCTGAATCTGTACACGGCGGAACTACAGGACGAACTGGGCGAGGCGATCGGCGAATTGGAGACCACGCCGCCGCGCGCGGCCCTGATCCGGGCCGAGGGGAAGATCGTCAGCGGCGGCGTCGACGTCTCCCTGTTCGATGCCCAGGCCGATGCCGCCGAGGCCAAGGTGCTCTTCGACGAGATGCTGGCGATCCCCGACCGGATCGCCGCGCTCCCGTTCCCCACCGTGTTCGCCGCCCATGGCCTGTGCCTGACCTGGGCCTTCGAGGTCGCGGTCGCCTGCGACATCATTCTCGCGAGCGAAAAGGCCAAGTTCGGTCTCGTCGAGCGGGTCGTCGGCCTGACCCCGACGATGGGCGGCACCCAGCGGCTCGCCGCCCGCGCCGGCGTCGGCCGTGCCAAGGAGTTCGTGATGACCGGCGCGACCTACGACGCCGCGACCCTCGAACGCTGGAACGTGGTGAATCGGGTGCTCCCGGTCGAAGGCTTCGACGAGGCGGCGCGCGCCTTCACGACGGACCTCGCACAGGGGCCGACGCGGGCGCACGCGGCCACCAAGAAGGTCCTCGAGCACTACGAGCACGGCGGCGTCGCCGAGGCGAACGCGCACATCACGACGATCGCCGCCGGGCTGTTCGACACCGAGGACCTGCGCGGCGCGGTGAAGTCGTTCCTCGCCGACGGCCCCGGCAAGGCGACCTTCACCGGCCGCTGA
- a CDS encoding PaaX family transcriptional regulator produces MADSATPVPVVPQQKGGTRRPTLSRRREVSHASARSLLMTILGEYVLPRDQSIWTSTLVEALRVLDIEEKSARQALARSSAEGWVVSERVGRRVRWSLTPPGRRLLTEGAERIYAFGNEENEWDDRWLMLIVSVPEAKRDLRHRLRTRLTWAGFGSPVAGVWVSPDLSRQREAQQIVQELGLDAQAMSFSAAYGEVGDQETMVSRSWDLSDLKDRYEDFIDRFTGTHPSGERGVLRAQTELVHEWRSFPFLDPRLPLKLLPDGWSGVRAADLFHRKHVEWRPEAQAQWDELAATSG; encoded by the coding sequence ATGGCGGACTCCGCCACCCCGGTCCCCGTCGTCCCCCAGCAGAAAGGCGGTACCCGTAGGCCGACGTTGAGCAGGCGGCGGGAAGTCAGTCATGCCAGCGCGCGGTCGCTGCTGATGACGATCCTCGGCGAGTACGTCCTGCCGCGTGACCAATCGATTTGGACATCGACGCTGGTCGAAGCGCTGCGAGTGCTGGACATCGAAGAAAAGTCCGCCCGGCAGGCGCTGGCCCGGTCCTCCGCGGAGGGCTGGGTGGTCTCCGAACGCGTCGGACGAAGAGTGCGCTGGTCACTCACTCCACCAGGCAGACGGCTTCTCACCGAAGGCGCTGAACGGATCTACGCCTTCGGTAACGAGGAGAACGAATGGGACGACCGCTGGCTGATGCTGATCGTGTCGGTCCCCGAGGCGAAGCGGGATCTCCGGCATCGCCTGCGTACGCGCCTGACCTGGGCCGGCTTCGGCTCGCCGGTGGCGGGCGTCTGGGTCAGCCCGGATCTCAGCCGTCAGCGGGAAGCCCAGCAGATCGTGCAGGAACTCGGCCTCGACGCGCAGGCGATGTCGTTCTCCGCCGCCTACGGCGAAGTCGGCGATCAGGAGACGATGGTCAGCCGGTCCTGGGATCTCAGCGATCTCAAGGACCGCTACGAGGACTTCATCGACCGTTTCACCGGTACGCACCCCTCCGGTGAACGCGGTGTCCTGCGCGCGCAGACCGAACTCGTCCACGAATGGCGCAGCTTCCCGTTCCTGGATCCACGCCTTCCGCTGAAACTCCTCCCGGACGGTTGGAGCGGCGTGCGCGCGGCGGATCTCTTCCATCGCAAGCACGTCGAATGGCGACCGGAAGCACAGGCGCAATGGGACGAACTCGCGGCCACCTCCGGCTAG
- a CDS encoding ABC-F family ATP-binding cassette domain-containing protein codes for MSATLVAKDLAAGHGDRVLFSGLDLVVAPGEVIGLVGVNGAGKSTLLKTLGGLVPPEEGSVRLNPPTATVGHLPQEPERREGESVRAFLSRRTGVTAAQAALDAATEALTAGEPGSDDAYGVALDRWLALGGADLDDRAGEVVADLGLTVNLDQPMLSLSGGQAARAGMASLLLSRYDIFLLDEPTNDLDLDGLERLERFVTGLRAGTVLVSHDREFLARTVDRVVELDYAQQQVRTYGGGYESYLEERAVARRHAREEYDEYANTKASLEARGSMQRSWMEKGVKNARRKATDNDKVGRKFRSEATEKQASKARQTDRMIERLEVVEEPRKEWELRMEIAAAPRAGAVVATLRGAMVRRGEFTLGPVDLQIDWADKVAITGANGAGKSTLLAALLGRVPVDEGAASLGSGVVVGEVDQARKLFLGDLPLVEAFAREVPELADADVRTLLAKYGLKAAHVLRSAATLSPGERTRSALALLQARGVNLLVLDEPTNHLDLPAIEQLESALSEYPGTLLLVTHDRRMLDAVATTRRLEVAEGKVTEL; via the coding sequence ATGAGCGCCACACTCGTTGCCAAGGATCTCGCCGCCGGCCACGGCGACCGTGTTCTGTTCTCCGGTCTCGACCTGGTCGTCGCCCCTGGCGAAGTGATCGGTCTCGTCGGCGTGAACGGCGCGGGCAAGTCGACCCTGCTGAAGACCCTCGGCGGCCTCGTGCCGCCGGAAGAGGGCAGCGTCCGGCTGAACCCGCCGACGGCCACCGTCGGTCACCTCCCGCAGGAGCCGGAACGGCGCGAGGGTGAGTCCGTCCGCGCGTTCCTCTCCCGCCGCACCGGTGTCACCGCCGCGCAAGCTGCGCTCGACGCCGCCACCGAGGCGCTCACCGCGGGTGAACCCGGCTCGGACGACGCCTATGGTGTGGCGCTCGACCGCTGGCTCGCGCTCGGCGGCGCCGACCTGGACGACCGGGCGGGGGAGGTCGTCGCGGACCTCGGGCTCACGGTCAACCTCGACCAGCCGATGCTCTCGCTGTCCGGCGGGCAGGCGGCGCGGGCGGGCATGGCCTCGCTGCTGCTGAGCCGGTACGACATCTTCCTGCTCGACGAGCCGACCAACGACCTCGACCTCGACGGCCTCGAACGGCTCGAACGGTTCGTGACCGGGCTGCGCGCCGGGACCGTGCTGGTCAGCCACGACCGGGAGTTCCTCGCCCGCACCGTGGACCGCGTCGTCGAACTCGACTACGCCCAGCAGCAGGTGCGGACCTACGGCGGCGGTTACGAGTCGTACCTGGAGGAGCGCGCCGTCGCGAGGCGGCACGCTCGCGAGGAGTACGACGAGTACGCGAACACCAAGGCCTCGCTCGAGGCCCGTGGGTCGATGCAGCGTTCATGGATGGAGAAGGGCGTCAAGAACGCCCGGCGCAAGGCCACCGACAACGACAAGGTGGGCCGCAAGTTCCGGAGCGAGGCGACGGAGAAGCAGGCGTCGAAGGCGCGCCAGACCGACCGCATGATCGAACGGCTCGAGGTGGTCGAGGAACCGCGCAAGGAATGGGAACTGCGGATGGAGATCGCCGCGGCACCCCGCGCGGGGGCGGTCGTGGCGACCCTGCGCGGCGCGATGGTGCGGCGGGGCGAGTTCACCCTCGGCCCGGTGGACCTGCAGATCGACTGGGCGGACAAGGTCGCGATCACCGGGGCCAACGGCGCCGGGAAGTCGACCCTGCTCGCCGCCCTGCTCGGCCGGGTCCCGGTCGACGAGGGTGCCGCGTCGCTCGGCTCAGGTGTCGTGGTCGGCGAGGTCGACCAGGCGCGGAAGCTGTTCCTCGGCGACCTTCCGCTCGTCGAGGCCTTCGCCCGCGAGGTCCCGGAGCTCGCCGACGCCGACGTGCGGACGTTGCTGGCGAAGTACGGGCTGAAGGCCGCGCACGTCCTGCGGTCGGCGGCCACGTTGTCGCCGGGGGAGCGGACCCGGTCGGCGCTGGCGCTGCTGCAGGCGCGCGGGGTGAACCTGCTGGTGCTCGACGAGCCGACGAACCACCTCGACCTGCCCGCGATCGAGCAGCTGGAGTCGGCGCTCTCGGAGTATCCGGGGACGCTGCTGCTGGTGACGCACGACCGGCGGATGCTGGACGCGGTGGCGACCACACGACGGCTTGAGGTCGCCGAGGGGAAGGTCACCGAGCTCTGA
- a CDS encoding carbohydrate ABC transporter permease encodes MTTKDGSWLRPTAAIVASAIFFVPLYYVLVNVFKPGDLIAREPASVPLPPTLTNVHAVLTRPDGLFWVSLANSMLVTLLSILVLTVLSAMLGHYLARSDKRWTKVLALILLAGLMIPPQVILIPVTEVLRLTGLMATLQGLVLFNVGYYVPFGVFVFTGFIRGVPVELEEAALLDGASRAQVFWRIVFPLLRPATASVLIFLGVWIWNDFIDPLIILGPSQGTTVTTGIYRSIGQYQADLGSVFALMFLATLPVLIFYLALQKQFVKGLTGGATKG; translated from the coding sequence GTGACCACAAAGGACGGTTCGTGGCTCCGGCCGACTGCGGCGATCGTGGCGAGCGCGATCTTCTTCGTGCCGCTGTACTACGTGCTCGTCAACGTCTTCAAACCCGGCGACCTGATCGCCAGGGAACCGGCGTCGGTCCCGCTGCCGCCGACGCTGACCAACGTCCACGCCGTGCTCACCCGGCCCGACGGCCTGTTCTGGGTGAGCCTGGCGAACAGCATGCTCGTCACCCTGCTGTCGATCCTCGTGCTGACGGTGCTTTCGGCCATGCTGGGCCATTACCTGGCGCGCTCGGACAAGCGGTGGACCAAGGTGCTCGCGCTGATCCTGCTGGCGGGCTTGATGATCCCGCCGCAGGTGATCCTGATCCCGGTCACCGAGGTACTGCGGCTGACCGGGTTGATGGCGACACTGCAGGGCCTGGTGCTGTTCAACGTCGGGTACTACGTGCCGTTCGGGGTCTTCGTGTTCACGGGCTTCATCCGCGGGGTGCCGGTGGAACTCGAGGAGGCCGCCCTGCTCGACGGGGCGAGCCGGGCGCAGGTGTTCTGGCGAATCGTGTTCCCGCTGCTGCGCCCGGCCACGGCGAGCGTCCTGATCTTCCTCGGGGTGTGGATCTGGAACGACTTCATCGACCCGCTGATCATCCTCGGTCCCAGCCAGGGAACCACGGTCACCACCGGGATCTACCGGTCGATCGGCCAGTACCAGGCGGATCTCGGCAGCGTGTTCGCGCTGATGTTCCTGGCGACGCTGCCGGTGCTGATCTTCTACCTGGCTCTGCAGAAGCAGTTCGTGAAGGGCCTCACCGGCGGCGCTACCAAGGGCTGA
- a CDS encoding carbohydrate ABC transporter permease, translating to MWHFASFGAPGVVVYLCFVMAPILISFGYSLTNHNPFNPPSEFVGLANYKLLFQDEQFLTALRVTTILTVIVVVVPNVLGLGVALLLDRKGWLYNALRSVFFTPVILSSVVVSIIWTKLLDDRGPVNDVLRALGVEHPPGWLSDPDLALYSVASIVCWQMLGFCVVVYLAGLQGIPAELLEAAEIDGAGPVRRFRAVTWPLLAPSLTINTVVLLISAFKTYDYVKVVTNGGPGSGTTATIAFNVLATGLDANHVGYASAMAVVMLVIVATLTTIVLRFLRRREVDL from the coding sequence GTGTGGCATTTCGCCTCGTTCGGCGCGCCCGGAGTCGTCGTCTATCTCTGCTTCGTCATGGCGCCGATCCTCATCAGCTTCGGCTACAGCCTGACGAACCACAACCCGTTCAACCCACCCTCGGAGTTCGTGGGGCTCGCGAACTACAAGCTGCTGTTCCAGGACGAGCAGTTCCTGACCGCGCTCCGGGTCACCACGATCCTGACCGTGATCGTCGTGGTCGTGCCGAACGTGCTCGGACTCGGCGTCGCACTGCTGCTCGATCGGAAAGGCTGGCTGTACAACGCTTTGCGGAGCGTGTTCTTCACGCCCGTGATCCTCAGCTCGGTCGTGGTCAGCATCATCTGGACGAAACTGCTCGACGACCGGGGCCCGGTCAACGACGTCCTCCGCGCGCTCGGCGTCGAGCATCCGCCGGGCTGGCTCTCGGATCCGGATCTCGCGCTGTACTCGGTCGCGTCGATCGTGTGCTGGCAGATGCTGGGGTTCTGCGTGGTCGTCTACCTCGCGGGCCTGCAGGGCATCCCGGCCGAACTGCTGGAGGCGGCGGAGATCGACGGCGCCGGACCGGTCCGGCGGTTCCGCGCCGTGACCTGGCCGCTGCTCGCGCCTTCGCTGACGATCAACACCGTCGTCCTGCTGATCTCCGCGTTCAAGACCTACGACTACGTCAAGGTCGTCACCAACGGCGGGCCGGGTTCGGGAACCACCGCCACCATCGCGTTCAACGTCCTGGCCACCGGCCTCGACGCGAACCACGTCGGCTACGCGTCCGCGATGGCCGTGGTGATGCTGGTGATCGTGGCGACGCTGACCACGATCGTGCTGCGGTTCCTGCGGCGGCGGGAGGTCGACCTGTGA
- a CDS encoding extracellular solute-binding protein, with translation MRRSFAWGAALLVAASLTGCTVGGGTTASGNEITFLTFETPNLPPSYWDSAIKRVTDRNPGLSVKKLVAPSTDRTGYAKQLLQSGQFPDVAIAVDSAGFAESGNLYAWTPEELKDFQFPAANPIKGGHHQLPANTQTIPPVYYNKKLFADAGITSAPKTWNELLAASEKLKAKGVTPFTIGGGKEGFPSAMLLDGLVSVEVYGKTPDWLSQRRADRVKFADPAFQQAFGKFADLVAKGYIDKTQVSRDYSATEAAFLNGEGAMYPMGNWFAASADAKKPPFEIGVFNFPSEDGKLVVPAYTGGGIVVNAKSPNLDAARKFALAFQLDKEQIDASVKADGLFPAIKGYTPPSDAGPVFKAGYDLYQEAVAKNAVVNAFSWETADDGLLPGMKDKVYQAAQDVITSRKTVADACAFLDAEWAKAR, from the coding sequence ATGAGAAGGTCCTTCGCGTGGGGAGCGGCGCTACTGGTCGCCGCGAGCCTCACCGGCTGCACGGTCGGCGGCGGGACGACCGCCTCGGGCAACGAGATCACCTTCCTGACGTTCGAAACGCCGAACCTGCCACCGTCCTATTGGGACTCCGCGATCAAGCGGGTCACGGACCGGAATCCCGGTCTGAGCGTGAAGAAGCTGGTCGCCCCGTCGACCGACCGCACCGGCTACGCCAAGCAGCTGCTGCAGTCCGGCCAGTTCCCCGACGTCGCGATCGCCGTCGACTCGGCCGGTTTCGCCGAATCGGGCAACCTCTACGCGTGGACGCCCGAGGAACTCAAGGACTTCCAGTTCCCCGCGGCCAACCCGATCAAGGGCGGGCACCACCAGCTGCCGGCCAACACCCAGACCATCCCGCCGGTCTACTACAACAAGAAGCTCTTCGCCGACGCCGGGATCACGTCGGCACCGAAGACGTGGAACGAACTCCTCGCCGCGTCGGAGAAGCTGAAGGCGAAGGGCGTCACGCCGTTCACCATCGGCGGCGGCAAGGAAGGGTTCCCGTCCGCGATGCTGTTGGACGGCCTGGTCAGCGTCGAGGTCTACGGCAAGACCCCGGACTGGCTTTCCCAGCGCCGGGCCGACAGGGTCAAGTTCGCCGACCCGGCGTTCCAGCAGGCGTTCGGCAAGTTCGCCGACTTGGTCGCCAAGGGCTACATCGACAAGACCCAGGTCTCGCGCGACTACTCGGCGACCGAGGCGGCCTTCCTCAACGGCGAAGGCGCGATGTACCCGATGGGAAACTGGTTCGCCGCCAGCGCCGACGCGAAGAAGCCGCCGTTCGAGATCGGCGTCTTCAACTTCCCTTCCGAGGACGGGAAACTCGTCGTTCCCGCGTACACCGGCGGCGGCATCGTCGTCAACGCCAAGTCCCCGAACCTCGACGCGGCAAGGAAGTTCGCGCTCGCGTTCCAGCTCGACAAGGAACAGATCGACGCCTCGGTCAAGGCCGACGGCCTGTTCCCCGCGATCAAGGGCTACACGCCGCCGTCCGACGCCGGCCCCGTCTTCAAGGCGGGCTACGACCTCTACCAGGAGGCCGTGGCGAAGAACGCCGTCGTGAACGCCTTCAGCTGGGAGACCGCGGACGACGGGCTCCTGCCGGGGATGAAGGACAAGGTCTACCAGGCCGCGCAGGACGTCATCACCAGCCGTAAAACGGTGGCCGACGCGTGCGCGTTCCTGGACGCCGAGTGGGCGAAGGCGCGCTGA
- a CDS encoding alpha-galactosidase, which translates to MAEIVYDESTRSWLIRTAATSYALRLTEDDAPSHVYWGPALTPEQLADVLPRTKERWDAFNDPNEGLDELAADGGTRYWTPALQLRFADGTRALEWRYLSHDIDGGQLRVHFRDRHYPLRITLGYRVPAGTDVVERWTELTHDGTEGPVEVVRADSATWVVPLRPDYRISHVTGRWAAESQLLREPVPHGETTFGSRRGITSHHANPWVMLDDGEATERYGEVYSAVLAWSGSWRITTTRSSTGRLTVTGGSGQDGVVPRLGPGDTLTTPVFAGLYTDGGFGAASRAWHAYTLGHLLPHPGELRPVLYNSWEATGFDVTEAGQRELAEKAAALGVELFVMDDGWFGARGGDHAGLGDWQVNRDKFPDGLEPLVGEVHRLGMKFGIWVEPEMVNPDSDLYRAHPDWVLHYPQRTRSELRRQLVLNFARPDVAEWAFGTLDSLVGEHGIDFLKWDMNRPFSEAGWPADGDQDRLWAEHTRAVYRIMDRLRAGHPGLRIEACSGGGGRIDLGIMARTDQVWTSDNTDALDRLVIQHGYGQVYPARAMSAWVTDDPNFVTRRSTPLRFRFHVAMAGVLGIGGDIVKWPEEDLAYAREQIALYKEIRPVVQHGRLHRLVAPATDGVSALQYVAADGGRTVVFVFRQAAHFHTHERPIRLDGLDPAARYRDEDTGQVRHGAALLAHGLVPGLPDGDFASVMIRLTKL; encoded by the coding sequence GTGGCCGAGATCGTTTACGACGAAAGCACCCGTTCCTGGCTCATCCGCACGGCGGCCACGAGTTACGCGCTCAGGCTGACCGAGGACGACGCGCCCTCCCACGTCTACTGGGGCCCGGCGCTCACTCCGGAGCAGCTCGCCGACGTCCTCCCCCGGACCAAGGAACGCTGGGACGCCTTCAACGATCCCAACGAGGGCCTGGACGAACTCGCCGCGGACGGCGGCACCCGCTACTGGACCCCCGCGCTCCAGCTCCGGTTCGCCGACGGCACCCGCGCCCTCGAATGGCGGTACCTCTCCCACGACATCGACGGCGGACAGTTGCGCGTCCACTTCCGCGATCGCCACTACCCCCTGCGGATCACGCTCGGCTATCGCGTCCCGGCGGGCACCGACGTCGTCGAGCGCTGGACCGAACTCACCCACGACGGCACGGAAGGCCCGGTCGAGGTCGTCCGCGCCGACTCGGCGACCTGGGTCGTGCCGCTCCGGCCGGACTACCGGATCAGCCACGTCACGGGCCGCTGGGCCGCGGAAAGCCAGCTGCTCCGCGAGCCTGTCCCCCACGGCGAGACGACTTTCGGCAGCAGGCGCGGCATCACCAGCCATCACGCCAATCCGTGGGTGATGCTCGACGACGGTGAAGCGACCGAGCGGTACGGCGAGGTCTACAGCGCCGTGCTCGCGTGGAGCGGTTCGTGGCGGATCACCACCACCCGCTCGTCCACCGGCCGCCTCACCGTGACCGGTGGCTCCGGTCAGGACGGCGTCGTCCCCCGGCTCGGCCCCGGCGACACACTCACCACACCGGTCTTCGCCGGGCTCTACACCGACGGCGGGTTCGGCGCCGCGAGCCGCGCCTGGCACGCGTACACCCTCGGCCACCTCCTCCCCCATCCCGGCGAGCTCCGGCCGGTGCTCTACAACTCTTGGGAGGCAACGGGTTTCGACGTCACTGAGGCCGGGCAGCGCGAGCTGGCGGAGAAGGCGGCAGCACTCGGTGTCGAACTGTTCGTGATGGACGACGGCTGGTTCGGCGCCCGCGGCGGCGACCACGCCGGGCTCGGCGACTGGCAGGTCAACCGGGACAAGTTCCCCGACGGCCTCGAACCACTGGTCGGCGAAGTGCACCGGCTCGGCATGAAGTTCGGGATCTGGGTCGAACCGGAGATGGTCAACCCGGACAGCGATCTGTACCGCGCGCATCCGGACTGGGTCCTGCACTATCCACAAAGGACACGTTCGGAGCTCCGGCGGCAGCTGGTGCTCAATTTCGCCCGCCCGGACGTCGCGGAGTGGGCGTTCGGCACGCTTGACTCCCTCGTCGGCGAGCACGGCATCGACTTCCTGAAATGGGACATGAACCGCCCGTTCAGCGAAGCCGGCTGGCCTGCCGACGGCGATCAGGACCGGCTCTGGGCAGAGCACACCCGCGCGGTCTACCGGATCATGGACCGCCTGCGCGCGGGCCATCCCGGCCTGCGGATCGAGGCGTGCAGCGGCGGGGGCGGGCGGATCGATCTCGGGATCATGGCCAGGACGGACCAGGTCTGGACCTCCGACAACACCGACGCGCTCGACAGGCTCGTCATCCAGCACGGCTATGGCCAGGTGTACCCGGCGCGCGCGATGTCCGCGTGGGTCACCGACGACCCGAACTTCGTCACCCGGCGGTCCACCCCCTTGCGGTTCCGGTTCCACGTCGCGATGGCGGGGGTGCTCGGCATCGGCGGCGACATCGTCAAGTGGCCCGAGGAGGACCTCGCTTACGCACGCGAGCAGATCGCGCTGTACAAGGAGATCCGGCCGGTCGTCCAGCACGGCAGGCTTCACCGGCTGGTGGCCCCGGCCACCGACGGCGTCTCCGCGCTGCAGTACGTGGCGGCCGACGGCGGGCGCACGGTCGTGTTCGTGTTCCGGCAAGCGGCACATTTCCACACTCACGAACGACCGATCCGGCTCGACGGCCTCGACCCCGCCGCCCGCTACCGCGACGAGGACACCGGACAGGTGCGCCACGGTGCCGCGCTGCTGGCACACGGCCTGGTCCCCGGCCTGCCGGACGGCGATTTCGCCAGCGTGATGATCCGGCTGACCAAGCTCTGA